In a single window of the Myxococcus guangdongensis genome:
- a CDS encoding helix-turn-helix transcriptional regulator, which yields MRADRLVSLMMLLQSRPKRTAGELARELQVSARTIHRDLDALSASGVPVYATRGSEGGVALLEGWKTQLTGLTRAELHALAAMSATPGGLGDLGLSAPLRSGLVKLAAALPALQQPALEYARQRLHVDASGWFAERESVPYLEALREAAWENRRVSLMYRDFDGKRGRRQVEPYALVLKADRWYLVAGTEAGTRVYRGSRIDGVKVRAETFERPARFDLPAFWKEWCARFAQKRAQYEVTLRLTPEAEAALRRMRPPTDGARFDTGNPAHGPKTVTVDFERESIAMDQLCTVGRGFEVIEPQALRLRFIALAKAVLETHHGEG from the coding sequence ATGCGCGCCGACCGACTCGTCAGCCTGATGATGTTGTTGCAGAGCCGCCCGAAGCGGACCGCGGGCGAGCTGGCGCGTGAGCTCCAGGTCTCCGCGCGGACCATCCATCGAGACCTCGACGCCCTGTCTGCTTCAGGCGTGCCGGTGTACGCGACGCGAGGCTCGGAGGGCGGCGTGGCGCTGCTCGAGGGATGGAAGACGCAGCTGACGGGCCTGACGCGCGCGGAGCTGCACGCGCTGGCGGCGATGAGCGCGACGCCGGGGGGATTGGGGGACCTCGGGCTGAGCGCGCCCCTGCGCAGTGGGCTGGTGAAGCTGGCGGCGGCGCTGCCCGCGTTGCAGCAACCGGCGCTGGAGTACGCGCGGCAGCGGCTGCACGTGGACGCATCGGGTTGGTTCGCGGAGCGCGAGTCAGTGCCCTACCTGGAAGCGCTGCGGGAGGCGGCGTGGGAGAACCGGCGGGTGTCCCTGATGTACCGGGACTTCGATGGCAAGCGCGGGCGGAGGCAGGTGGAGCCCTACGCGCTCGTGCTGAAAGCGGACCGTTGGTACCTGGTCGCGGGGACGGAGGCTGGCACGCGCGTGTACCGGGGCTCGCGCATCGACGGCGTGAAGGTGCGGGCGGAGACCTTCGAGCGCCCCGCACGGTTCGACCTGCCCGCGTTCTGGAAGGAGTGGTGCGCGCGCTTCGCGCAGAAGCGGGCCCAGTACGAGGTGACACTGCGATTGACGCCGGAGGCCGAGGCCGCGCTGCGGCGGATGCGCCCGCCCACGGACGGGGCCCGATTCGACACAGGCAATCCTGCACACGGCCCAAAGACAGTCACCGTCGACTTCGAGCGCGAGTCCATCGCAATGGACCAACTCTGTACGGTAGGTCGGGGCTTCGAGGTCATCGAACCGCAGGCACTCCGATTGCGGTTCATTGCCCTGGCGAAGGCGGTCCTGGAAACCCATCACGGCGAGGGTTGA
- a CDS encoding SDR family oxidoreductase, with translation MKKPLEGRIALVAGATRGAGRGIATRLGEAGATVYCTGRSVRGRPASGDSRPETLEETAEQVSSLGGHGIPVRCDHTVEEEVVSLCECIQKEQGRLDILVNDIWGCDRLTHFGQPFWKQSIPDARTMLERAVLTHVITSRHAVPLMLPRDTGLVVEITDGDHFAYRGHVLYDVLKMAVIRLAFAMSRDLRRTGITALAVTPGFLRSEEMLEHFGVTESNWRDGTKVDPDFIASESPAYVGRAVAALAADPNVASKAGRVHSSWALAREYGFTDVDGSQPHWVDHFTRTHGLPYPVADEARYATWGQSPIEALRPNWPEP, from the coding sequence ATGAAGAAGCCACTCGAAGGCCGCATCGCCCTGGTCGCCGGCGCCACCCGAGGCGCGGGGCGCGGAATCGCCACCCGACTCGGGGAAGCCGGCGCGACCGTCTACTGCACCGGCCGCAGCGTCCGGGGCCGTCCCGCCTCGGGAGACTCCCGCCCGGAGACCCTCGAGGAGACCGCCGAGCAGGTCTCCTCACTCGGCGGCCACGGCATCCCCGTGCGCTGCGACCACACCGTGGAGGAGGAGGTCGTCTCGCTGTGCGAGTGCATCCAGAAGGAGCAGGGGCGCCTGGACATCCTGGTCAACGACATCTGGGGCTGCGACAGGCTCACCCACTTCGGCCAGCCCTTCTGGAAGCAGTCCATCCCGGACGCGCGCACCATGCTGGAGCGCGCCGTGCTTACGCACGTCATCACCAGTCGCCACGCCGTCCCCCTCATGCTCCCTCGCGACACGGGGCTCGTCGTCGAAATCACCGACGGGGACCACTTCGCCTACCGGGGCCACGTCCTCTACGACGTGCTGAAGATGGCCGTCATCCGGCTCGCCTTCGCCATGTCCCGCGACTTGCGCCGCACGGGCATCACCGCGCTCGCCGTGACGCCGGGCTTCCTGCGCTCCGAGGAGATGCTCGAGCACTTCGGCGTCACCGAATCCAACTGGCGCGATGGCACGAAGGTGGACCCGGACTTCATCGCCTCGGAGAGCCCCGCCTACGTGGGCCGCGCCGTCGCCGCGCTCGCCGCCGACCCGAACGTCGCGTCCAAGGCCGGCCGCGTCCACAGCTCCTGGGCCCTGGCCCGCGAGTACGGCTTCACCGATGTGGACGGCTCCCAGCCGCACTGGGTGGATCACTTCACTCGCACCCACGGGCTGCCTTACCCCGTGGCCGACGAGGCCCGGTACGCCACCTGGGGTCAAAGCCCCATCGAGGCCCTCCGCCCCAACTGGCCCGAACCCTGA
- a CDS encoding isoprenyl transferase — protein sequence MERPLVVSALENQVKARPMPRHVGIIMDGNGRWAESRGLDRLEGHREGSASVREVTRTARRLGIQALTLYAFSSQNWARPAEEVAGLMDLLRDYLERERAEILDNGIRLNAVGDVDRLPRFVKDPLERLIADSRHNTGMVLSLALSYGGREEILRAAQRMAQAITRGELAADRVEEADFESFLWTNGLPPLDLMVRTSGELRVSNFLLWQMAYAELCFTDALWPDFRTDEFLRCVSQYQQRERRFGLTTAQVKREDPPQRAKA from the coding sequence ATGGAACGCCCCCTAGTGGTTTCCGCCCTCGAAAATCAGGTCAAGGCCCGGCCCATGCCGCGCCACGTGGGCATCATCATGGATGGCAACGGTCGGTGGGCGGAGTCGCGGGGTCTGGACCGACTGGAGGGGCACCGCGAGGGTAGCGCCAGTGTGCGTGAGGTGACCCGCACCGCCCGCCGCCTGGGCATCCAGGCCCTGACCCTCTACGCCTTCTCCTCGCAGAACTGGGCCCGTCCCGCCGAGGAGGTCGCCGGGTTGATGGACCTCCTGCGCGACTACCTGGAGCGCGAGCGCGCCGAGATCCTCGACAACGGCATCCGACTCAACGCGGTGGGGGACGTGGACCGCCTCCCCCGGTTCGTGAAGGACCCGCTCGAGCGGCTCATCGCCGACTCCCGCCACAACACCGGGATGGTGCTGTCGCTGGCCTTGTCCTACGGCGGCCGGGAGGAGATCCTCCGCGCCGCGCAGCGCATGGCCCAGGCCATCACCCGGGGGGAGCTGGCGGCGGACCGCGTCGAGGAGGCCGACTTCGAGTCCTTCCTCTGGACCAACGGCCTGCCGCCCCTGGACCTGATGGTGCGGACCAGCGGCGAGCTGCGCGTGTCCAACTTCCTGCTCTGGCAGATGGCGTACGCGGAGCTGTGCTTCACGGACGCGCTCTGGCCGGACTTCCGCACCGATGAGTTCCTGCGCTGCGTGTCGCAGTACCAGCAGCGTGAGCGGCGCTTCGGGTTGACGACGGCGCAGGTGAAGCGGGAAGACCCCCCTCAGCGGGCCAAGGCGTGA
- a CDS encoding phosphatidate cytidylyltransferase — MNDKNKNLVIRIVTALTLLPLVLVLLFLGGVWSAGLLGLAAAACVGEYYLIVQKRLNAAAWVGMAFAAVLPFLPLRDAARTGETAFWLTIVFAFFAWIFHLFKGPLAEAPTRTAHLVNGFLYGAVGLTALSALRLLPDHGLAWVICALTITWANDTAAYFFGRFMGRHKLYPEVSPNKTWEGFFGGMLGSVGGMFIARGFFFPVFTVWDCIILGIAGGLLGPVGDLCESMLKRAYGVKDSGFLIPGHGGVLDRIDALLFNAPLVFVYVQFVRVLLP; from the coding sequence GTGAACGACAAGAACAAGAACCTCGTCATCCGCATCGTGACGGCGCTGACGCTCCTGCCGTTGGTGCTGGTGCTGCTCTTCCTGGGGGGCGTGTGGAGCGCGGGCCTGCTCGGCCTCGCCGCCGCCGCGTGCGTGGGCGAGTACTACCTCATCGTGCAGAAGCGGCTGAACGCGGCCGCGTGGGTGGGCATGGCCTTCGCGGCGGTGCTGCCCTTCCTGCCGTTGAGGGACGCGGCGCGCACGGGTGAGACGGCCTTCTGGCTCACCATCGTCTTCGCGTTCTTCGCGTGGATCTTCCACCTGTTCAAGGGCCCGCTCGCCGAGGCCCCCACGCGCACGGCCCACCTGGTCAACGGCTTCCTGTACGGCGCCGTGGGCCTCACCGCGCTGTCCGCGCTGCGCCTCTTGCCGGACCACGGCCTGGCGTGGGTCATCTGCGCGCTGACGATTACGTGGGCCAACGACACCGCCGCCTACTTCTTCGGCCGCTTCATGGGGCGCCACAAGCTCTACCCCGAGGTGAGCCCGAACAAGACGTGGGAGGGCTTCTTCGGCGGCATGCTCGGCTCGGTGGGCGGCATGTTCATCGCCCGGGGCTTCTTCTTCCCCGTCTTCACCGTGTGGGACTGCATCATCCTGGGCATCGCTGGCGGCCTGCTGGGCCCGGTGGGCGACTTGTGCGAGTCCATGCTCAAGCGGGCGTACGGCGTGAAGGACTCGGGGTTCCTCATCCCGGGGCACGGCGGTGTGTTGGACCGCATCGACGCCTTGCTCTTCAACGCACCCCTGGTGTTCGTCTACGTGCAGTTCGTGCGAGTGCTCCTGCCGTAG